A window from Deltaproteobacteria bacterium encodes these proteins:
- a CDS encoding AAA family ATPase, which translates to MAVADDLIQWASEQRPWVADALRRLAQKGKLDGADHDDLLALVKQEFGIPCSLHVEARPLAASDIPDDEVHGEDVVLVSISGAKGLNALCDEQVLPFQPTGLTVVYGDNGSGKSGYTRVLKQACHVRGARETILPDVFADAPTDPVVVVNFRVGSQPASWTWSPGNDPAPELGRVALFDSGAANALVEQENEVVWKPRGLDLLDRLVPVVDSLQEALADEYALASTPEPLPAVADGTPAHDFLGRLDSMKDEQELEAFLVAAEDRARLHDLETSLGQGPGAAAAEAKRLRALALRVGPLLARIQGLEVGLGPESLKRAAAAGDEADRLREAARMASQLAFGTELVPGVGGDVWLKLWDAAQRFAESGGTPDGAFPTATSNATCVLCLQPLDDSAKGRLQRFRKFVTEDLSAQARGAADKVKAERDEILALVVHEGVDAPLLAEIAAEDAELGRRLEEFLDAAEVTRAAVASGHYVDGPAQVSAALAAWIDKLNANAVEQEKLDDPSQRAAKGLEKKVLTARIQLWDARDQVVREWKRRTLATNLSRACSALSTKGISRKSTELADKYVTEAAVKAYEAESKQIRVPSKVGLEPSGTKKGKSHHKVSLRLAPWTVGRRIGTTAVLSEGEKRAIALATFFAELRLIGGRSAIVIDDPVSSLDHERQDEVARRIVAEGLVRQVVVFTHNLVFLQFLKDIAEKEQRVPITIVEVARDETGRPGRTSGEAPWKAKGYNEQNKALNRLIDEFKRMVKIDALAFRRQLASAYGQLRQAAERAMEEKLLGCCVERFARGVHPLALWKVRDLVDDDVREFIALYDHATKWASIHDGTRAENAVSPTLQDFDDDVKKLRALVKRVEDRREHRVSA; encoded by the coding sequence ATGGCCGTAGCGGACGACTTGATCCAGTGGGCTAGCGAGCAACGGCCGTGGGTTGCAGACGCTCTCCGTCGACTGGCGCAGAAGGGGAAGCTAGATGGGGCCGATCACGACGACCTCCTGGCGCTGGTGAAGCAGGAGTTCGGAATCCCCTGCAGCCTCCACGTGGAAGCGAGACCTCTCGCCGCATCGGATATCCCAGACGACGAGGTGCACGGCGAAGACGTGGTGCTCGTCTCGATCTCGGGCGCCAAAGGACTCAACGCGCTTTGCGACGAGCAAGTCTTGCCCTTCCAGCCAACTGGGTTGACGGTCGTGTACGGTGACAACGGGTCCGGCAAGTCGGGCTACACGCGCGTGTTGAAGCAAGCGTGCCACGTCCGCGGGGCGCGAGAAACCATCCTCCCAGACGTATTCGCCGACGCACCCACCGATCCAGTGGTCGTCGTCAATTTCCGCGTTGGTAGCCAACCAGCGAGTTGGACGTGGTCGCCGGGAAACGACCCGGCGCCGGAGCTTGGACGGGTCGCTCTCTTCGACAGCGGCGCCGCGAACGCCCTGGTCGAGCAGGAGAATGAGGTCGTATGGAAGCCACGCGGGCTCGACCTTCTCGATCGGCTCGTGCCAGTCGTGGACTCGCTGCAAGAAGCGTTGGCGGACGAATACGCTCTGGCCAGCACGCCGGAACCGTTGCCGGCGGTCGCCGACGGCACGCCCGCTCACGACTTCCTCGGACGTCTCGACTCGATGAAGGACGAACAAGAGCTCGAGGCGTTCTTGGTAGCGGCAGAGGATCGAGCGCGCCTACACGACTTGGAGACGTCACTTGGCCAGGGCCCAGGAGCCGCGGCGGCAGAGGCGAAGCGGTTGCGGGCGCTGGCGCTTCGCGTGGGACCGCTTCTCGCTCGGATTCAGGGCCTCGAAGTAGGACTCGGGCCAGAATCGCTTAAGCGCGCGGCCGCCGCCGGAGACGAGGCCGACCGGCTTCGCGAGGCCGCACGCATGGCTTCGCAGCTGGCATTCGGTACCGAGCTGGTACCTGGAGTCGGTGGAGATGTCTGGCTGAAGCTCTGGGACGCCGCGCAGCGCTTCGCAGAGAGTGGCGGGACACCGGACGGAGCCTTCCCTACTGCCACAAGCAATGCGACTTGCGTGCTCTGCCTCCAGCCTCTCGATGACAGCGCAAAGGGTCGTCTGCAGCGCTTCCGCAAGTTTGTCACTGAGGATCTCAGCGCCCAAGCACGCGGAGCAGCTGACAAGGTCAAGGCGGAACGTGACGAGATCCTCGCATTGGTCGTTCACGAGGGCGTGGACGCACCACTGCTCGCAGAGATCGCGGCGGAGGACGCTGAGCTTGGCCGACGACTCGAGGAGTTTCTCGATGCCGCCGAGGTAACGCGAGCGGCTGTGGCTTCCGGCCACTACGTCGACGGTCCAGCTCAGGTCTCGGCCGCGCTGGCCGCCTGGATCGACAAGCTCAACGCGAACGCCGTTGAGCAGGAGAAGCTCGACGATCCAAGCCAACGCGCTGCGAAGGGCCTTGAGAAGAAGGTCCTCACCGCGCGGATTCAGCTTTGGGACGCTCGCGACCAGGTCGTGCGCGAATGGAAGCGCCGGACGCTCGCAACCAACCTTTCCCGTGCGTGCTCTGCGCTCAGCACCAAGGGCATCTCTCGGAAGAGCACCGAGCTGGCCGACAAGTACGTCACCGAGGCGGCTGTCAAAGCCTACGAGGCAGAGTCAAAGCAGATTCGCGTCCCGAGCAAAGTGGGCTTGGAGCCTTCGGGAACCAAGAAGGGCAAGAGCCACCACAAGGTGAGCCTTCGACTGGCGCCTTGGACCGTCGGAAGGCGAATCGGCACAACGGCCGTGCTCAGCGAGGGTGAGAAGCGCGCGATCGCGCTCGCGACATTTTTTGCCGAGCTTCGGCTCATCGGCGGCCGATCGGCGATCGTCATCGACGATCCGGTGTCTTCGCTCGACCATGAGCGCCAGGATGAGGTCGCAAGGCGCATCGTTGCGGAAGGCCTCGTGCGCCAGGTCGTGGTCTTCACCCACAACCTCGTCTTCCTGCAGTTCCTCAAGGACATCGCCGAAAAAGAGCAGCGGGTTCCGATCACGATTGTCGAGGTGGCTCGAGATGAGACTGGTCGTCCGGGTCGAACCTCGGGAGAAGCTCCGTGGAAGGCCAAGGGCTACAACGAGCAGAACAAGGCGTTGAACAGGCTCATCGACGAGTTCAAGAGGATGGTGAAGATCGACGCCCTGGCATTCCGACGGCAACTCGCGAGCGCATACGGCCAACTCCGCCAGGCGGCCGAGCGCGCCATGGAAGAGAAACTCCTCGGTTGCTGCGTCGAGCGATTCGCGCGCGGGGTACATCCGCTGGCGCTCTGGAAAGTCCGCGACCTCGTTGACGACGACGTCCGCGAGTTTATTGCGCTCTATGATCACGCCACGAAGTGGGCATCGATTCATGACGGCACACGCGCCGAGAACGCCGTCTCCCCCACCCTCCAAGACTTCGATGATGACGTGAAGAAGCTCCGGGCCCTCGTGAAGCGCGTCGAGGACCGGCGAGAACACCGCGTAAGCGCGTGA
- a CDS encoding SAM-dependent DNA methyltransferase, which translates to MRWIAPPSKDASLATLEKRLWDAADQMHANSGLKGTQYSTPVLGLIFLRFASARFAVRRAELEKAATGRRGSRVDEPSAYHAAGVLYLPPNARFEELLEYPEGGRDKKSLGQAVDDAMRAIEGVNTQLSGILPKAYQAFNARTLKDLLKIFSSIPMDLEGDTFGKIYEYFLGEFAMSEGQGGGEFYTPSSIVRLLVEVLEPFKGRVLDPACGSGGMFVQSARFVAEHKKSGTSELSIHGVEKTDETGRLCRLNLAVHGLEGDIRHGGEINSYYDDPHNLVGRFDFVLANPPFNVSGIDKDRLKDAVGPGRRFPFGAPNTDNGNYFWIQLFYSALNAGGRAGFVMANSASDARSSELEIRKKLIESGAVDVMVSVGPNMFYTVTLPCTLWFLDRGKGNTKRSDQVLFVDARHVYRQVDRAHRDWTEGQLGFLANIVRLYRDENLDITYGGEAARDKLAEVFGKKAKYVDVPGLCKVASLKDIEAQGWSLNPGRYVGVSPGEEVSNEDFRERFEGLIEEFEALTVQARKLERRIHEDAREVLR; encoded by the coding sequence ATGCGTTGGATCGCCCCTCCGTCGAAGGACGCGTCCCTTGCCACCCTCGAGAAGCGCCTCTGGGACGCCGCCGACCAGATGCACGCCAACAGCGGCCTCAAGGGCACGCAGTACTCGACGCCCGTGCTCGGGCTCATCTTCCTGCGCTTCGCGTCGGCCCGGTTCGCGGTGCGGCGGGCGGAACTGGAAAAGGCCGCGACCGGACGCCGCGGGTCACGGGTGGACGAGCCCAGCGCGTACCACGCGGCCGGGGTGCTCTATCTCCCGCCGAATGCTCGGTTCGAGGAGTTGCTTGAGTATCCTGAGGGTGGCCGGGACAAGAAGTCGCTGGGGCAGGCGGTCGACGACGCGATGAGGGCCATCGAGGGGGTCAACACGCAGCTCTCGGGCATCCTCCCGAAGGCGTACCAGGCGTTCAACGCTCGGACGCTCAAGGACCTTCTCAAGATCTTCTCGTCGATCCCCATGGACCTCGAGGGCGACACCTTCGGGAAGATCTACGAGTACTTCCTCGGCGAGTTCGCGATGTCCGAGGGGCAGGGCGGCGGCGAGTTCTACACGCCGTCCAGCATAGTCCGGCTGCTCGTCGAGGTGCTGGAGCCGTTCAAGGGCCGGGTGCTCGACCCTGCGTGCGGCTCGGGCGGCATGTTCGTGCAGAGCGCTCGCTTCGTCGCGGAGCACAAGAAGAGCGGCACGTCCGAGCTGTCCATCCACGGCGTGGAGAAGACCGACGAGACCGGCCGGCTGTGCAGGCTCAACCTCGCCGTGCACGGGCTCGAGGGTGACATCCGCCACGGCGGAGAGATCAACAGCTACTACGATGACCCTCACAACCTGGTCGGCCGGTTCGACTTCGTGCTCGCGAATCCGCCGTTCAACGTGAGCGGCATCGATAAGGATCGACTCAAGGACGCGGTGGGACCAGGGCGGCGGTTCCCGTTCGGCGCCCCGAACACCGACAACGGGAACTACTTCTGGATCCAGCTCTTTTACTCGGCGCTCAACGCCGGCGGGCGCGCCGGCTTCGTAATGGCCAACTCGGCGTCCGACGCGCGGTCGTCGGAGCTGGAGATCCGCAAGAAGCTCATCGAATCGGGAGCGGTCGACGTGATGGTCTCCGTCGGCCCGAACATGTTCTATACAGTGACCTTACCCTGCACGCTCTGGTTCCTGGATCGTGGCAAGGGGAACACCAAGCGCAGTGACCAGGTGCTCTTCGTCGATGCGCGCCACGTGTACCGCCAGGTGGACCGGGCGCACCGCGACTGGACCGAGGGCCAGCTCGGCTTCCTCGCAAATATCGTTCGCCTCTACCGCGATGAGAATCTAGACATCACATACGGCGGCGAAGCTGCACGCGACAAGCTCGCGGAGGTCTTTGGCAAGAAGGCGAAGTACGTGGACGTTCCAGGTCTCTGCAAGGTTGCCTCCTTGAAGGACATAGAGGCCCAGGGTTGGAGCTTGAATCCTGGGCGGTATGTCGGTGTGTCGCCTGGCGAGGAGGTTAGCAATGAGGACTTCCGTGAAAGATTCGAGGGTCTAATTGAGGAATTCGAGGCTCTGACGGTCCAGGCTCGAAAGCTTGAGCGCCGCATCCACGAAGATGCGCGAGAGGTCCTGCGGTGA
- a CDS encoding restriction endonuclease subunit S, which translates to MLPARGLPHVSTWERRRIGEFVELHYGKALTATTRNPGTVPVFGSNGQCGWHDSALGDGPTVVLGRKGQGPLGVEWCESPFWVIDTAYYVRPTSSEISLRFFYYLTKYVGLNHLKDGTSNPSLGRDVFCRQGFPIPPREVQDRIAAVLSTYDALLENYERRIQLLDEMVRALFHEWFVDFRYPGHDRMQLVDSAIGRIPHGWRAATVDDVAFELRRGVPKGAIEHGLPCVGLEHIPRRSLALREWDELEELGSNKLRFEAGEILFGKIRPYFHKVAVAPKAGVCSADTIVINSRETLAYGFVVALVSSDDFVAHASATANGAKMPRCSWEVMGEYELAVPPDPLLKSFDAKVRVWLAEQQNLVMRIRTLRVAQALLLPRLLSGQLAVDEEEAA; encoded by the coding sequence ATGCTTCCGGCGAGGGGATTGCCTCACGTCAGTACGTGGGAGCGACGTCGTATTGGGGAGTTCGTAGAACTCCACTATGGCAAGGCACTAACGGCGACGACTCGAAATCCCGGCACAGTCCCCGTCTTCGGCAGCAACGGACAATGCGGATGGCACGATTCAGCTCTCGGTGACGGGCCGACTGTGGTGCTTGGACGCAAGGGACAGGGGCCGCTTGGCGTTGAGTGGTGTGAGAGCCCGTTTTGGGTAATCGACACCGCCTACTACGTTAGACCGACGTCCTCAGAGATATCGCTGAGGTTCTTCTATTACTTGACCAAGTATGTTGGTCTGAACCACCTCAAGGATGGGACTTCAAACCCAAGTCTGGGTCGCGACGTGTTCTGCCGTCAGGGTTTCCCGATCCCGCCGCGCGAGGTGCAGGATCGAATTGCAGCGGTTCTCTCTACGTACGATGCGCTTCTCGAGAACTACGAGCGCCGTATCCAGTTGCTCGACGAGATGGTGCGGGCCCTCTTTCACGAGTGGTTCGTCGACTTTCGCTACCCAGGACACGATCGGATGCAGCTGGTGGATTCCGCCATCGGGCGGATTCCACACGGCTGGCGTGCTGCGACGGTCGACGACGTCGCCTTCGAACTACGTCGCGGAGTTCCGAAAGGCGCGATCGAGCACGGGCTTCCCTGCGTTGGGTTGGAGCACATCCCTCGGAGAAGCCTTGCTCTACGCGAATGGGACGAGTTGGAGGAGCTAGGCTCAAACAAGTTGCGGTTTGAAGCTGGCGAAATCCTATTTGGCAAGATCCGGCCCTACTTCCACAAAGTGGCGGTTGCTCCGAAGGCAGGCGTTTGCTCCGCAGATACGATCGTAATCAATTCGCGCGAGACATTGGCCTACGGGTTCGTCGTCGCATTGGTGTCGAGCGATGACTTCGTTGCGCACGCGAGTGCCACGGCGAACGGCGCGAAGATGCCGCGCTGTAGTTGGGAAGTGATGGGTGAGTATGAATTGGCAGTTCCGCCAGACCCGCTTCTCAAGAGTTTTGACGCGAAGGTGCGCGTTTGGCTCGCCGAGCAGCAAAACCTGGTCATGCGTATCCGTACCTTGCGCGTAGCGCAGGCCCTCTTGCTTCCGCGCCTGCTCTCCGGCCAATTGGCCGTCGATGAGGAGGAGGCCGCTTGA
- a CDS encoding type I restriction endonuclease subunit R: MTAHAYTEDALVESAAIEVLESLGWSTVSAVDEVFGVHGTLGRCSAREAVLDGALRLSLLKLNPELDWAEPVNAVVDELTRDRTAMGPAAASREIHRLVTEGVTISVKDPRTGKQEPRVVSVIDWEHPENNLFTSVRQLSIQGPLYKCIPDVVLFVNGLPWVVFEFKRTGVSSRVAFDDNLTSYKHPQNGVPQLFPYNALLIASNGTDARVGSLTADWERFFEWKRVESEGEPRRVSLEVLIRGTCEKRRLLDLVRNFTLYSEHKTGLTKVLGQNHQFLGVNNAIQATLKAREEGHGRAGVFWQTQGSGKSFSMVFYSQKILRTVPGNWTFVVVTDRVELDTQIANTFGACGAVQDVTACHATSGDNLRQLLRENHRYVFTLIQKFQTNEVLCDRRDVIVIVDEAHRSQYDTLAMNMRAALPNALFVAFTGTPLIAGADEKTREVFGDYVSIYDFQQSVEDGATVPLFYENRTPELHLKNPNLNDELYEVIDSAQLDDETEARLQKLLGKQYHLITRDDRLDTIAEDIVQHFLGRGFQGKAMVVSIDKATALRMHDKVKCAWAAEAARVNAELGDYSLSPERREELNQRAKRLAEVDMAVIVSPGQNEIEDMKKLGLDIEVHRRRMVESQPPLDEKFKDPKDNLSLAFVCAMWLTGFDAPSCSTVYLDKPMRNHTLMQTIARANRVFPGKKVGVIVDYANVFASLEKALAVYGKGGAGERPVRPKDELVEELGTALAELESFCSGVGVKLGGLEAAGTALERLTLVGEAANALLASEEVRKAYLAQAKLADALYRAIKPHRDAVQFMVRMATVATLAEKIREATVPEKADLAAVLQRIGEVLDRSIEGGVIARSGPPAIDLSKIDFEALASKFKASATKNIDLERLKAAIRSQLDRLIAENETRVDLKQKFEDLIAAYNAGSVQIDQLFRELVELSKGLTEEEARHVREQLSEEELVVFDLLTRPGPDLSADERAEVKKVARELLAKLKSLLTIDWQKTAQARARVQDAIEQALDDGLPRAYTRDVFKVKSAAVFQHLYRRYSSAA, translated from the coding sequence TTGACCGCCCACGCCTACACCGAGGACGCGCTCGTCGAGAGCGCCGCGATTGAAGTTCTCGAATCGCTCGGATGGTCCACGGTGTCGGCGGTCGATGAAGTCTTTGGAGTACACGGCACGCTGGGCCGCTGCTCTGCACGTGAAGCCGTGCTCGACGGCGCATTACGGCTCTCGCTATTGAAGCTCAACCCGGAGCTCGATTGGGCTGAACCGGTGAATGCGGTCGTCGATGAGCTGACCCGCGACCGGACCGCAATGGGGCCTGCTGCCGCGAGCCGAGAGATTCACCGCCTCGTGACCGAAGGTGTGACGATCTCCGTCAAGGATCCGCGGACCGGCAAGCAAGAGCCGCGCGTGGTTTCAGTGATCGATTGGGAGCACCCCGAGAACAACCTCTTCACTTCCGTTCGCCAGCTCAGCATCCAAGGGCCGCTCTACAAGTGCATCCCAGACGTGGTCCTATTTGTGAACGGGCTGCCATGGGTAGTCTTCGAGTTCAAGCGAACCGGTGTGAGCTCGAGAGTCGCGTTCGACGACAATCTCACCAGCTACAAGCACCCGCAGAATGGCGTCCCGCAGCTCTTCCCGTACAACGCACTTCTCATCGCCTCGAATGGGACGGATGCACGCGTCGGGTCGCTCACTGCTGACTGGGAGCGCTTTTTCGAGTGGAAGCGCGTCGAGAGCGAAGGCGAACCTCGGCGCGTCTCGCTCGAGGTCCTCATTCGCGGCACCTGCGAGAAGCGCAGACTCCTCGACCTGGTGCGCAACTTCACCTTGTACTCCGAGCACAAGACCGGTCTCACGAAGGTGCTCGGCCAGAACCACCAGTTCCTCGGCGTGAACAACGCCATCCAGGCCACGCTCAAGGCGCGCGAGGAAGGTCACGGGCGAGCGGGCGTGTTCTGGCAGACCCAGGGAAGCGGCAAGAGCTTCTCGATGGTCTTCTACTCCCAGAAGATCCTCCGGACCGTGCCCGGCAACTGGACCTTCGTGGTCGTCACCGACCGAGTCGAGCTGGACACGCAGATCGCCAACACCTTCGGAGCATGCGGCGCGGTCCAGGACGTGACGGCATGCCACGCGACGAGCGGCGACAACCTCCGGCAGCTCCTGCGGGAGAACCACCGGTACGTCTTCACCTTGATCCAAAAGTTCCAGACCAACGAGGTCCTCTGCGACCGCCGCGACGTCATCGTCATCGTCGACGAGGCCCACCGGTCCCAGTACGACACGCTGGCAATGAACATGCGCGCCGCACTCCCGAACGCGCTCTTCGTGGCCTTCACGGGTACGCCGCTCATTGCCGGGGCGGACGAGAAGACCCGCGAGGTCTTTGGCGACTACGTCTCGATCTACGACTTCCAGCAGTCGGTCGAGGACGGCGCCACGGTCCCGCTTTTCTACGAGAACCGCACGCCCGAGCTGCACCTCAAGAACCCCAACCTCAACGACGAGCTGTACGAGGTCATCGACAGCGCCCAGCTCGACGACGAGACCGAGGCGCGCCTGCAGAAGCTCCTCGGCAAGCAGTACCACCTCATCACGCGCGACGACCGGCTCGACACCATCGCCGAGGACATCGTTCAGCACTTCCTCGGTCGAGGCTTCCAGGGCAAGGCGATGGTGGTGTCTATCGACAAGGCGACCGCTCTGCGCATGCACGACAAGGTGAAGTGCGCCTGGGCCGCCGAAGCCGCGCGGGTGAACGCCGAGCTGGGCGACTACTCCTTGTCCCCGGAGCGACGCGAGGAGCTGAACCAGCGGGCGAAGCGCCTGGCTGAAGTCGACATGGCGGTCATCGTGTCGCCCGGCCAGAACGAGATCGAGGACATGAAGAAGCTCGGCCTCGACATCGAGGTGCACCGGCGGCGCATGGTCGAGTCTCAGCCGCCGCTCGATGAGAAGTTCAAGGACCCCAAGGACAACCTCTCGCTCGCGTTCGTCTGCGCGATGTGGCTCACCGGCTTCGATGCGCCGTCCTGCTCGACGGTGTACCTCGACAAGCCGATGCGGAACCACACCCTCATGCAGACCATCGCCCGGGCGAACCGCGTGTTCCCGGGCAAGAAGGTCGGCGTCATCGTTGACTATGCCAACGTCTTTGCGTCGCTCGAGAAGGCTCTGGCCGTCTACGGCAAGGGCGGCGCCGGCGAGCGACCGGTGCGTCCCAAGGATGAGCTGGTGGAGGAGCTGGGCACCGCGCTCGCTGAGCTGGAGTCCTTCTGCAGTGGGGTCGGTGTGAAGCTAGGGGGCCTCGAGGCTGCCGGAACTGCCTTGGAGCGCCTCACCCTGGTCGGAGAAGCCGCCAATGCCCTCCTGGCAAGCGAGGAGGTGCGCAAGGCTTACCTGGCGCAAGCCAAGCTCGCTGACGCCCTCTATCGGGCAATCAAGCCCCACCGCGATGCCGTTCAGTTCATGGTCCGGATGGCCACGGTGGCAACGCTCGCCGAGAAGATCCGCGAGGCGACCGTGCCCGAGAAGGCAGACCTCGCCGCGGTACTCCAGCGCATTGGCGAGGTTCTCGATCGCTCCATCGAGGGAGGGGTCATCGCCAGAAGCGGACCTCCTGCCATCGACCTCTCCAAGATCGACTTCGAGGCCCTAGCGTCCAAGTTCAAGGCCTCGGCGACGAAGAACATAGATCTCGAGCGGCTCAAGGCTGCTATCCGCTCCCAACTTGACCGGCTGATCGCTGAGAACGAGACCCGGGTGGACCTTAAGCAGAAGTTCGAAGACCTCATCGCCGCGTACAACGCCGGCAGCGTTCAGATCGACCAGCTCTTCCGCGAGTTGGTGGAGCTGAGCAAGGGGCTCACCGAGGAAGAGGCGCGGCACGTCCGCGAGCAGCTCAGCGAGGAGGAACTTGTGGTCTTCGACCTGCTGACTCGACCTGGGCCGGACCTGTCCGCGGACGAGCGCGCAGAGGTGAAGAAGGTTGCCCGCGAGCTCCTCGCGAAGCTCAAGTCGCTACTCACCATCGACTGGCAGAAGACCGCCCAGGCGCGAGCCCGCGTTCAGGACGCTATCGAGCAGGCTCTAGACGACGGGTTGCCTCGCGCCTACACCCGGGACGTGTTCAAGGTGAAGTCTGCTGCTGTCTTTCAACATCTGTATCGGCGGTACAGTAGCGCAGCCTAG